GTCCTTCACGAGCGCGAAGCTGAAGCCGCGATACTGTGGCAGGATCTCGACGACGTCAGGCGGCAGGGTTGCGAGCTGGATATCGCGCGGCACAACCGTCCCGACCGACAATGAGAAATTGACATTGGTGACCGGCCGGACGTTGAGCCGCGAGATCGACTGGCTGATCCGGGTTTCCTGCTGCTTGTTGATATTGACGTCAGTTCGCGCCGCGGTCTGCGACGAGCCGTCACTCGGCGGAGCCTGCTGGGCCTGCTCGGTGACGGGGGCATTGGGCGCCTGCTGAGATTGGTTCGTTCCAACCGCACCCGGCGCCTGCTGAGCCTGATTGGTGTTTGCCGGCGGATTGGTGCTCTGCTGCGACGCGGGCGGGTTGGTAGTCTGCTGGGCCGACGAGCTCGTGCCAGTGCCCGCGGATGGCTGTACGCCGGTGTTCGTCTGGGCCGATGTGCCCGAGGACGGCTGCTGCTGTGCCTGAGGCGCCGACTGTACCGTGCCCGGCGATGCTGGGTTCGGCTGTGCCGTTGGATTGGTCTGCGTTTGCGTCGGCTGGTCAGCAGCCGGGTTACGCGGGTTTGGGGGCGACTGCGCGAACGCGGCGTTCGCGATCACCACTCCCAAAGCGGTGGTTGCCAGAAGACGGATCATTGCTCACTCTCCCTCTCGAATCTGTCCTTTTCTGCTCCAGTTGGGCTAACCTGCGTTAGAATGCACGGTTCCATCTTTCCCGAGGAACGATGCCTTTCCTTTCGCCTCGATAGGATTTCGTGGGAATTCCGATAGCCGGGCTATGGCTGCAACTGCTGCTTGAACGGCGGTCTCGGGTACCGTCCCGCTGGGTCGATGAGTTTTTGATCTGCTATCTGCTCGATTCCTTGTGCTGTTGCGGAAGCCACAGAAGCTGCCGCAAGCGTCGACTCCGAGGCAAGCACGACGTACCTGCGCGATGGTTTCGATCTGCTGTTCATCTCGTTTCGGCCCGACAACTCGCAGCGAGAAGAACCGCGTCCGCTGAAGATGCCGGCAGGCTTGCCGGCATTGTTTCGTCAGATCGGGCAGGGCCTTACTTACTGGACTGGCCGACGCTCGGCGCCTTGCCAAGCTCCTGCGCCATGTCGAGGTGGTGCTTGAGCGCTGGCAGCGTCTTCCCGGCCCAATCCTTCAGCTCGGAATTATCGCCACCCTTGGCGTAGCGCTCGAACAGAGATACCGCGTCCTTGTGCGCACTGACCTGATAGGAGTCGAAATTCGAGCTGAAATCTTTACCTGACTGGTCCTTGAGCTTGTCGAGCTTACTTTGGTGCGAACTGTCGACCGCCATCGGCAGCTCGGCCTTGACTTTGCCGCTGTTGACCATGCCTTTCAGGTCGTTGCTGGTCTTGGTGTGGTCAGTCACCATCTGTTGGGCAAAGGATTTTTCCTGTGCGTTGCCCTTCTGCTCGGCGAGCTTGCTCGATTCCAGCTCGAACATGTCGCTGATAGCGACTTCCTTAACGAAGTCGGCGGTGGTGGGCACGACGCCGAGTGCCGAATTGATACCGGTCTTTTCGCCGACCGATTGGGCCAGCGCGGGGCTTGCAAGGAGAATGCAGCCAACTGCAATGACTAAGCGTTTCATGATCCTGGTTCCTCTGATCTCGGCCGCGCCATCACCAACCGGACCCAAAGGTGTTCGTTCCAACACCCGACGGACGCGTCGGAACGACTGAAGGTGGAAAGGCTCCGACATCAACGGCAAGATTAACCTGGGTTGAGCTGGTTATGGTGATTGCACGATCGGCCGCAGTTAGGCGGTGATGAAGAAGGAGAAGGCAGGTGCGTGGGGCGTTGCTCGCGGTGGGTTCATTGGAGAAGCTGCTTAAGCCTCAACGCGTCGGTCGGAGCTGCGCTCTTCTGGTCGTTGTCAAAATAAATATGAACGTCACAGCCCCGACGCTTCCACGATTTGATGCGCCTTGCCCATTCCGCCAGCGTGGCAGGTGAATAATGCCCGTGATAGCGGCCGCTGGGTCCATGGCCGCGCACATAGACGAAATCCGCGGTGCGTTTCCATGGCGCAGGTGCATCATGGTGGTCTGACAGACAAAGCGAGATGTTCTCGTCCGAGAGCATCCTCAAGATGCGTGGCTGATACCAGCTCTGATGACGAAATTCGAAGCTGTAACGCCGCTTATCGGAGAGCAGCTTGAAAAAGGAAGCAAGCCGATCGGCATTGGCTTCAAACTGCGGCGGGAGTTGAAACAAGATCGGACCAGCCTTGTCGCCCAGGAGCGAGATTCGCTCCTCGAGCAATTTCAGACTGTTCACGGATCGATCGGACAGCCGTTTCCAATGCGTGATGAATTTTGAGGCCTTCCAGGTGAACACGAAATCCTTGCCCGTCTGCTCTCGCCAGCTCTTCACGGTCTTACGCGTGGGCGTCCGGTAGAACACGCCGTTGAGCTCTGTGGTCTCGAACTGGCTTGCGTAATATTGCAGTTGATGCTTGAGCAACAAGCCTTTGGGGAAGAATGGCCCCCGCCAGGAATCGTAGTGCCATCCCGATGTGCCGATCAAAACACGTGCCATTTCTCATCACAGCCCAATAGGCGTCCTTCATGCCGCCGCGCGCTGCAGAGCTGAGACCGTAGATGCCGCCGGCGTGAATGTCTCAGTCGCGCCAGGGTTCGGTCGGACTGCGGTTTCAACTGATTCCTTGCTCCTAGCGGAGACGACGCACCTTGGCCACTGCACTCGTCGTAGGACTTTCTCCGGCGTGCGGCGTCGGCGAATTTTAACATATGCAAACTCCGGCCCATATTCTTGCCGGCCCATATCTCGAACTTTGCTGCCGCCCGTTAGTTGCCGTGTATCGGGGCGATTGAAAGAGCCCGTTATGCTACGTCGCAGATTCAAGCAGATGTATCGCTTGAAGCGCGCCTTCAGGGAAGCAGAGCAGTTGCGAGAGGAAGCAAAGAGACTTCCTCCGGGTCTCCAGCGGGACAACCTGCTTCGAAGCACGAGTCAGGAAGAGATCGCGTCTCACATCACTGAGTGGCTGACTTCTCCCGGCTTGAAGCCTCCCACCTAAAAAGGTGTGCTTGCTATTTTGTCGCCGGCCTCACGGCTGAGAAGGAAACTGTTGGTTCAAGCGCAAGCATTCACCGAGAGCGCATTGGCCAGTAATGTAGCCGGTGATCTTCAACTCAATCGCACCCCTGTAGGCGGTTACGCAAGCAGGTACGCCGGTAATTGCCAGGCTGCGGTTTCGAAATTCATGAATATTCGGGGACATATCTCAAATCTGGATGAGTGCGAGGCCGCTCTCGGGATCCGTTCTCTTGCGCAAGTGAACCGGGCTTTCGGTCACTATGACCTCCAGCGTTGGCCGTACGTGGGCCTCGCCAAGATGGCCCGCCACGGCTGTGCCGTCCCGCTTGCCGACGATTAGATGAATGTGGAGGGCGGGATGTCCTGAAGGATCCTCTGCCACATCTCCAATCAGCGACGCGACTTCAACGTGCTCTGTCACCGGAATGTGCAAATAGATTTTCTTGTCCCAATCGAAGTACAAGAGCTCAGCATCTCTGAGCGCCCCGATGGCTGTGAGCTGAGCGGCGAAAAGTCTCTCTTCAGCGACGAAGCGCTTCAGGCATTCCATGACCTCGTCGCCGGTTTTGAGGACCACCGCGTAGGTACGCTGCCCCTCGGACTGGTGCAAAAGCTTGTGACGCATGGTTCACCTCGCGTGATCGGCAAAATCAACCGTGCGCCTTGCAAAAATGTTCCTGAAAAATCGAGAGCTTATTGGAACGGCCGTGAAGCAGCTGTTCTTCGATGGAGATGATTTTGCAAGATCGAGTCGGACGCATCAAATGGGCATCCTACACTGCATCAGATGTCCTTGTTGAGAGCCCCTCGACTTTGGCGTCGACACCATCTTCGGCCTTCGGGTGATGGCATCAATGGCATCATCGAGGCGCTCCGCGCGCCGTGACCGGATCAAGTTTATCCAAGTGCGCCACGAAGAAGCCGCCGCGTTCTGCGCTTGTGCCTACGCCAAGTGAACAGGCCGGCTCGGGGTGTGCATTGCAACCTCTGGATCGGGCGGCATTCATTTCCTCAATGGTCAGTCCGTACTAGCCATCACCTAGGCCAGCCGGCAAAACGTCGGCAAAGGGTGTGTAGGAACCTTCC
The DNA window shown above is from Bradyrhizobium sp. CB1650 and carries:
- a CDS encoding DUF1236 domain-containing protein; this encodes MIRLLATTALGVVIANAAFAQSPPNPRNPAADQPTQTQTNPTAQPNPASPGTVQSAPQAQQQPSSGTSAQTNTGVQPSAGTGTSSSAQQTTNPPASQQSTNPPANTNQAQQAPGAVGTNQSQQAPNAPVTEQAQQAPPSDGSSQTAARTDVNINKQQETRISQSISRLNVRPVTNVNFSLSVGTVVPRDIQLATLPPDVVEILPQYRGFSFALVKDEIVVVDPANYKIVTVLPYSGQSTATTTTRERSSSKFSDRDREVVRKHAKTRAEGRTTGSTARSEIRIGERVPETVEIEEFPSEVYRDAPALREYRYIQRDNRTFMIEPRERTVIEEVE
- a CDS encoding DUF4142 domain-containing protein, with amino-acid sequence MKRLVIAVGCILLASPALAQSVGEKTGINSALGVVPTTADFVKEVAISDMFELESSKLAEQKGNAQEKSFAQQMVTDHTKTSNDLKGMVNSGKVKAELPMAVDSSHQSKLDKLKDQSGKDFSSNFDSYQVSAHKDAVSLFERYAKGGDNSELKDWAGKTLPALKHHLDMAQELGKAPSVGQSSK
- a CDS encoding DUF72 domain-containing protein: MARVLIGTSGWHYDSWRGPFFPKGLLLKHQLQYYASQFETTELNGVFYRTPTRKTVKSWREQTGKDFVFTWKASKFITHWKRLSDRSVNSLKLLEERISLLGDKAGPILFQLPPQFEANADRLASFFKLLSDKRRYSFEFRHQSWYQPRILRMLSDENISLCLSDHHDAPAPWKRTADFVYVRGHGPSGRYHGHYSPATLAEWARRIKSWKRRGCDVHIYFDNDQKSAAPTDALRLKQLLQ
- a CDS encoding DNA-binding protein; the protein is MRHKLLHQSEGQRTYAVVLKTGDEVMECLKRFVAEERLFAAQLTAIGALRDAELLYFDWDKKIYLHIPVTEHVEVASLIGDVAEDPSGHPALHIHLIVGKRDGTAVAGHLGEAHVRPTLEVIVTESPVHLRKRTDPESGLALIQI